Proteins from a genomic interval of Quercus lobata isolate SW786 chromosome 11, ValleyOak3.0 Primary Assembly, whole genome shotgun sequence:
- the LOC115969255 gene encoding uncharacterized protein LOC115969255 has product MMLFQRLEMCIELIRLSVRFVIIVAEAVGVVIQQNGPPQLTFTYPGYGTATPFVGFMP; this is encoded by the coding sequence ATGATGCTTTTCCAGAGGCTAGAGATGTGCATAGAGCTCATAAGACTGTCGGTAAGGTTTGTCATCATTGTAGCCGAAGCAGTTGGCGTGGTCATCCAGCAGAACGGTCCTCCTCAGCTAACATTTACATACCCTGGTTATGGAACTGCTACTCCTTTTGTAGGCTTTATGCCATAG